In Deltaproteobacteria bacterium, the following are encoded in one genomic region:
- a CDS encoding acetyl-CoA carboxylase carboxyltransferase subunit beta — translation MPWWSRNRDGLTTESAQKKSVPKGIASKCEACGEILLERDLADNLYVCPACDHHMRMPTPLRMALMLDEGSFVEADQGLRSTDPLGFRVDGKRYRDQLKAQARKAGEGDAYRSGTATIDGYPVEVGFFVFEFMGGSMGSVVGEKIARQFERSLATGHPSIVFSASGGARMQEGVLSLMQMAKTSAARSRLREAHVPYISVLLHPTTGGVAASFAMLGDIILTEPKALIGFAGPRVIEQTIRQKLPEGFQRAEFLLEHGMVDAVVPRAQLKPTLGRILRWFGRRNGQ, via the coding sequence ATGCCGTGGTGGAGTCGCAACCGCGACGGGCTCACGACCGAGTCCGCGCAAAAAAAGTCGGTCCCCAAGGGGATCGCCAGCAAGTGCGAGGCGTGCGGTGAGATCCTGCTGGAGCGCGATCTCGCCGACAATCTCTACGTCTGCCCCGCGTGCGACCACCACATGCGGATGCCGACGCCGCTGCGGATGGCGCTGATGCTCGACGAGGGCTCGTTCGTGGAGGCAGACCAGGGCCTGCGCAGCACCGATCCCCTGGGCTTCCGCGTCGACGGCAAGCGCTACCGCGACCAGCTCAAGGCCCAGGCCCGCAAGGCGGGCGAGGGGGACGCCTACCGCAGCGGGACGGCCACGATCGATGGCTACCCGGTCGAGGTCGGGTTCTTCGTGTTCGAGTTCATGGGCGGGTCGATGGGCTCGGTCGTCGGCGAGAAGATCGCCCGCCAGTTCGAGCGCTCGCTCGCGACGGGCCACCCGTCGATCGTGTTCTCGGCGTCCGGCGGCGCTCGGATGCAGGAGGGCGTGCTGTCGCTGATGCAGATGGCCAAGACGTCCGCCGCGCGGTCTCGCCTGCGCGAGGCGCACGTGCCGTACATTTCGGTGCTGCTGCACCCGACGACCGGCGGCGTCGCCGCGTCGTTTGCGATGCTCGGCGACATCATCCTGACCGAGCCGAAGGCGCTCATCGGCTTCGCCGGACCGCGCGTGATCGAGCAGACGATCCGCCAGAAGCTGCCCGAGGGATTTCAGCGCGCCGAGTTCCTGCTCGAGCACGGCATGGTCGACGCGGTCGTGCCGCGCGCGCAGCTCAAGCCGACGCTCGGCCGCATCCTGCGCTGGTTCGGCCGGCGCAACGGCCAGTGA
- a CDS encoding bifunctional folylpolyglutamate synthase/dihydrofolate synthase, producing the protein MTSAARTGGLRRDATARYRAVLDRLYRARRAGVRFDLDRVRALLERLGAPQAKVGRIARIGGTNGKGSAVAFAEAIARASGLRTGAFTSPHLSRFAERFRIDGAPAADDAVADAAERVFAAAGDRYTFFELATAIALCAFADAGVDVALLEVGMGGRLDATNAVSADVSAVTGVALDHQAYLGTTLAAIAREKAGIFEPGRPAIVGRCGEPAGEPLLEIAARQAGARLIRAPASTPGDWPLGLAGAHQRANAAVAVEVVRALAAPDAAAIRAGLAAARWPGRLERIADDPPVVVDGAHNPHAARAIAGEVAYDVLVLGAARDKDIAGIAAPLVARARAVVCTEAGPADRAAPAAQVAAAAARAGAAPVEVEPDPRRAVDRARARAHTGVLVAGSLFVVGAVRRHLLDEPADPIDCAERM; encoded by the coding sequence GTGACGTCCGCGGCGCGCACCGGCGGTCTTCGGCGCGACGCGACCGCCCGCTACCGCGCGGTACTCGACCGCCTGTACCGGGCGCGCCGCGCCGGCGTCCGCTTCGACCTCGACCGCGTGCGCGCGCTGCTCGAGCGCCTCGGCGCGCCGCAGGCGAAGGTCGGTCGCATCGCGCGCATCGGCGGCACGAACGGCAAGGGCTCGGCCGTCGCGTTCGCCGAGGCGATCGCGCGCGCGAGCGGTCTGCGCACCGGCGCGTTCACGTCGCCGCACCTGTCGCGGTTTGCCGAGCGATTCCGGATCGACGGCGCGCCGGCGGCCGACGATGCGGTGGCGGACGCCGCCGAGCGCGTGTTCGCGGCGGCCGGCGATCGCTACACGTTCTTCGAGTTGGCGACCGCGATCGCCCTGTGTGCGTTCGCGGACGCGGGCGTCGACGTGGCGCTGCTCGAGGTCGGCATGGGCGGCCGCCTCGACGCGACCAACGCCGTGTCGGCCGACGTGTCCGCCGTCACCGGCGTGGCCCTCGACCACCAGGCGTATCTGGGGACGACCCTCGCCGCGATCGCCCGCGAGAAGGCCGGCATCTTCGAGCCCGGGCGCCCGGCGATCGTCGGCCGGTGCGGGGAGCCGGCCGGCGAGCCGCTGCTCGAGATCGCGGCGCGCCAGGCGGGCGCGCGGCTGATTCGGGCTCCGGCGTCGACGCCCGGCGACTGGCCGCTCGGCCTGGCCGGGGCGCACCAGCGCGCGAATGCGGCGGTCGCGGTGGAGGTCGTGCGCGCGCTTGCGGCGCCCGACGCCGCCGCGATCCGCGCCGGGCTGGCGGCGGCCCGGTGGCCCGGCCGCCTCGAACGCATCGCGGACGATCCGCCGGTCGTGGTCGACGGCGCGCACAACCCGCACGCCGCGCGCGCGATCGCCGGCGAGGTCGCCTATGACGTGCTCGTGCTGGGGGCCGCGCGCGACAAGGACATCGCGGGCATCGCCGCGCCGCTGGTCGCCCGGGCGCGGGCGGTCGTGTGCACCGAGGCCGGGCCGGCGGACCGCGCCGCGCCCGCGGCGCAGGTGGCTGCCGCCGCCGCGCGCGCCGGCGCAGCGCCGGTCGAGGTCGAGCCGGACCCGCGCCGGGCGGTGGACCGGGCGCGCGCGCGCGCACACACCGGCGTGCTGGTGGCCGGTTCGCTGTTCGTCGTCGGCGCGGTGCGGCGTCACCTGCTCGACGAGCCGGCCGACCCCATCGACTGCGCCGAGCGGATGTGA